The proteins below come from a single Methyloprofundus sedimenti genomic window:
- a CDS encoding glycosyltransferase family 4 protein gives MSKRISIFDHVGKKAGMDYYSSSLAKGFVNQDCDVSVYSNFVGIEPSIIDYVPVFEGHTLGGSVKKLFKFIRATLQASHDARKKKADLVVLHLFSAVPVMVPLILIPKLFGLKTAVISHDVSSFTDRDSSIVQNLIYNVLTDNIIVHNQFSYETLLKSIAIKDPKKVVIIKHGGYLDHIGERPQRETVRKELGLEPAGKYMLFFGQIKDAKGLDVLLDAMCKIPDDIKLIIAGKPWRGDFTRYGQQIESLGLTNRIVKMIRFIEDDEREKLFFSSDVNILPYRVIFQSGVLLMAMSHGLPVIASDLPANKEIITHKENGMLFESGDADDLARQIKTFFETGHLAGDIGKKALETIEKDYSWGKIATQYLRLL, from the coding sequence ATGAGTAAACGTATTTCAATATTTGACCATGTTGGTAAAAAAGCAGGAATGGACTACTACTCTAGTTCTTTGGCAAAAGGTTTTGTTAACCAAGACTGTGACGTTTCAGTATATAGTAATTTTGTAGGCATAGAGCCTTCTATTATTGATTATGTGCCTGTGTTTGAAGGGCATACTTTAGGGGGTAGTGTAAAAAAACTGTTCAAATTTATAAGAGCCACCTTGCAAGCATCTCATGATGCCCGAAAAAAGAAAGCAGACCTTGTTGTGTTACACCTTTTTTCAGCAGTTCCTGTCATGGTACCGTTGATCTTGATACCAAAACTTTTTGGATTGAAAACAGCAGTTATTTCACATGACGTTTCAAGCTTTACGGACAGAGACAGCAGTATAGTGCAAAATCTTATTTATAATGTTTTAACAGATAACATCATAGTGCATAACCAATTTTCATATGAGACACTTTTAAAGAGTATAGCTATTAAGGATCCGAAGAAAGTTGTGATTATTAAACATGGCGGTTATTTGGACCATATAGGTGAACGACCACAGAGAGAAACGGTAAGAAAAGAACTTGGTTTGGAACCAGCAGGGAAATATATGCTTTTCTTCGGGCAGATAAAAGATGCAAAAGGTTTAGATGTATTGCTGGATGCAATGTGTAAAATACCTGATGATATAAAACTCATCATTGCTGGTAAACCGTGGCGAGGAGACTTTACAAGATATGGGCAGCAAATTGAATCACTTGGATTAACAAATAGAATTGTAAAAATGATACGTTTTATTGAAGATGATGAGAGGGAGAAGCTCTTTTTTTCTTCGGATGTCAATATTTTGCCGTACCGTGTCATTTTTCAAAGTGGCGTGTTGCTGATGGCTATGAGTCATGGGCTTCCTGTCATTGCTTCAGACCTTCCTGCCAATAAAGAGATAATTACGCATAAAGAAAATGGTATGTTATTTGAAAGTGGAGATGCAGATGATCTTGCAAGACAGATAAAGACCTTTTTCGAAACGGGACATTTAGCCGGAGATATAGGAAAAAAAGCATTGGAAACCATAGAAAAGGACTATAGTTGGGGTAAGATAGCTACACAGTATTTGCGTTTACTATGA
- a CDS encoding glycoside hydrolase family 20 zincin-like fold domain-containing protein — translation MIGLKYVLAVFVVFFTLYTTACAKSADVLHPKPKFIENNSMKVQVGQAIVLDSSKEFFNKYKESVNSLTHTAAKYGEKTQNLFKVTVLKTEQFPHLNEMQRVYLNKPEAYLLEVKTNSVVISAKTDRGLLNGLSTLEALTEEQQGSLSLGKTIDYPDLKMRVLHISMWPCTLEDFKETIRLARLEHFNTLIWLNHFGVELNSLRHLKINNINPWTIEQFKEMVAYVKQNGLEIIPELKLLSHQDKFIGEYYSQYMFNKATYDPRKKALYKEVVFPDIDELLLLTGATKFHIGHDEVAGWSEWHYRTKVLNKGEQQLPPELFFEDILTLHAYLKQKDIETWMWSDMFYTKEEFPSMKKAGANLNGMNGYAELRSKIPKDIVLNVWHYRGKQDAFPTAKVLANDGYKVLGATWKFEDTTVNYARYISGLPQNAEGMIATTWYGLSGEKKIEVQDIIKFSGKTFWNAK, via the coding sequence ATGATAGGGCTAAAATATGTCTTGGCAGTGTTTGTAGTATTCTTTACTTTGTATACGACTGCCTGTGCAAAGTCTGCAGATGTGTTGCACCCAAAGCCCAAATTTATCGAGAATAACAGTATGAAAGTACAGGTCGGTCAAGCGATTGTACTAGACAGTAGTAAGGAATTTTTCAACAAATATAAAGAATCTGTAAATTCATTAACACACACAGCCGCAAAGTATGGTGAAAAGACTCAAAACCTTTTTAAAGTTACAGTATTAAAAACGGAACAGTTTCCTCATCTTAATGAAATGCAGAGAGTATATTTAAATAAACCAGAAGCATATTTACTCGAAGTAAAAACAAACTCCGTTGTGATATCCGCTAAAACAGATAGAGGGCTCTTAAATGGCTTAAGTACTTTAGAAGCATTAACAGAAGAACAGCAAGGTAGTCTTTCGTTGGGGAAAACTATAGATTACCCGGATCTCAAGATGAGAGTATTGCACATATCTATGTGGCCATGCACACTTGAGGACTTTAAAGAAACGATTAGGCTAGCCAGACTTGAACATTTCAATACTCTAATATGGTTAAACCATTTTGGTGTTGAGTTAAACTCTTTAAGACATTTAAAAATCAATAATATAAATCCTTGGACTATTGAACAATTCAAAGAGATGGTTGCCTATGTTAAACAAAATGGACTGGAGATCATACCCGAATTAAAACTTTTGTCACACCAGGACAAGTTTATAGGGGAATATTACTCTCAGTATATGTTTAATAAAGCGACGTACGATCCACGTAAGAAAGCGTTATATAAAGAGGTAGTTTTCCCTGACATTGATGAACTTCTTCTATTGACCGGTGCTACAAAGTTTCATATTGGGCATGATGAAGTTGCCGGTTGGAGTGAGTGGCATTATAGAACAAAGGTTTTGAACAAAGGGGAGCAGCAGTTACCGCCGGAGTTGTTTTTTGAAGATATACTTACTTTACATGCGTATTTGAAACAAAAAGATATAGAAACATGGATGTGGAGTGATATGTTTTACACTAAAGAGGAATTCCCTTCAATGAAAAAAGCTGGTGCCAATTTGAATGGTATGAATGGTTACGCCGAATTGCGCAGTAAAATACCAAAAGATATTGTTTTGAATGTTTGGCATTATAGAGGAAAACAAGATGCTTTTCCTACAGCAAAAGTATTGGCCAATGATGGTTATAAAGTACTTGGGGCAACATGGAAATTTGAAGATACCACAGTGAATTACGCCAGATATATATCGGGATTACCTCAAAATGCAGAAGGGATGATAGCCACAACTTGGTATGGACTTAGTGGTGAAAAAAAGATAGAAGTGCAAGATATTATTAAATTTTCAGGGAAGACTTTTTGGAATGCAAAATAA
- a CDS encoding DUF1972 domain-containing protein, with translation MQNKKVAIIGTVGLPAKYGGFETLAEHLTKHLADDYKMTVYCSLPSYDGELETHNGAALKYINLKANGIQSIPYDILSIFHANRTVDILLILGVSGCIVLPFVKLFSRKKLVINIDGLEWKRHKWNRYAKWFLKFSEKLAVKYADVVIADNKVIQDYVKDEYDKESELIAYGADHVKKLHIEQEVMRDYPFLTEQYAFTVCRIEPENNIHMIIAAVAEIDELPLVVIGNWEASQYGQDLKKKYADHNNILLINAIYDQAVLNQIRSNCTLYLHGHSAGGTNPSLVEAMHLGLPIFAYDVAYNRETTEHQAKYFASSAELINLLAHLNEISLPDLGKMMFEISEKRYRWDIIAKQYAKLLAPIEN, from the coding sequence ATGCAAAATAAAAAAGTAGCAATAATAGGCACAGTAGGCTTACCGGCAAAATACGGCGGTTTTGAGACACTGGCAGAGCACCTGACAAAACATCTCGCAGATGATTATAAGATGACCGTCTACTGCAGCTTACCTAGTTATGACGGAGAGCTTGAGACACATAACGGCGCTGCGCTTAAATATATCAACCTGAAAGCCAACGGCATACAGAGCATACCCTATGACATCCTCTCGATATTTCATGCCAACCGAACAGTTGACATCTTACTGATCCTCGGTGTATCAGGCTGCATTGTATTGCCGTTCGTCAAATTGTTCAGTAGAAAGAAGCTGGTTATCAACATCGACGGGCTGGAGTGGAAACGCCACAAGTGGAACAGGTACGCCAAGTGGTTTTTGAAGTTTTCGGAGAAGCTGGCTGTCAAATACGCCGACGTTGTCATCGCAGACAACAAGGTCATCCAGGACTATGTCAAGGACGAATACGACAAAGAAAGCGAGCTGATTGCTTACGGAGCTGACCATGTCAAGAAGCTGCATATTGAACAAGAGGTAATGCGAGATTACCCATTTTTGACAGAACAGTACGCCTTTACTGTTTGTCGAATAGAACCAGAGAACAATATTCATATGATCATAGCAGCAGTCGCTGAAATAGATGAACTTCCTTTAGTGGTCATAGGTAACTGGGAAGCTAGTCAATATGGTCAAGACCTTAAAAAGAAGTATGCAGATCATAATAATATTTTGCTGATTAATGCCATCTATGACCAAGCTGTACTAAACCAGATACGTTCAAATTGTACACTTTACCTTCATGGGCATAGTGCAGGAGGGACGAACCCCTCTCTCGTTGAGGCCATGCATTTGGGATTGCCAATCTTTGCCTATGATGTTGCCTACAACAGAGAGACTACGGAGCATCAGGCAAAATATTTTGCTTCATCGGCAGAGCTTATTAATCTCCTTGCGCATCTCAATGAAATATCATTGCCGGATTTAGGAAAAATGATGTTTGAGATCTCAGAAAAACGTTATCGATGGGATATTATTGCCAAGCAGTATGCCAAGCTGTTGGCGCCGATTGAAAACTGA
- the tnpA gene encoding IS66 family insertion sequence element accessory protein TnpA produces MSPSQNKAAMQEHIPQWQASRLTQAEYCKAHDIKPYIFSLVWGAMLGYVFIALQLKSNSNSNSTYTVIH; encoded by the coding sequence ATGAGCCCATCTCAAAATAAAGCGGCTATGCAAGAGCATATACCACAATGGCAAGCCAGTCGTTTAACTCAGGCTGAGTATTGCAAGGCCCATGATATCAAACCGTATATTTTTAGCCTCGTTTGGGGGGCTATGTTGGGTTACGTTTTTATTGCTTTGCAATTAAAATCTAACTCTAACTCTAACTCAACCTACACTGTAATACATTGA